The genomic region CAAGGGTCAGGTCCCTGGTGAAGGTGCCTTCATATAAGGAGTCATCTTCAGAGAGGAGGATCCCGGGGCCCTAGGGACGGAAGCAGGAGTAGGAGCAAGGGAAGGGCCAGGagactgggagtggggagggacgGCAGGAAGACAGGAAGTAGGCATCAATCCCGGGGGGGCAGAACAGTCCTGAGCCCTGTCACACCCCCAGCACTGTACTGAGGTGGGTGCCAGCCCTTGGCCCGCTGAGCGCTGAGCACCAGCCCCACAGACCTCATTCCTGCGTTCCTCTGAATGACTGCCTGGGACTTGGCTCCAGCTCTCTCTTGGGGGCCCTTCCTTCCCCACTGATGGCTCAGGAAGTGCTGGGCTTCTCCTCAGCCAACCCCACTCCCCTGGCACTGACCCTCAGGGACAGTGGAGCTGAATAGGCTCCCTTGTTGCACTGGTTGCCAGGAAGCTCAGGGCCCAGTGGGGTATAAATTGTGTCCTACTTGAATCTTTAATATGTCTATTCTTAtaatttcttcctccttcaaTCCTTTCCAGAACAAAGTGGAGCCCAAGCCAAAGCACAATccagaacaacaataaaaatcccCAGGCCAGAGCCTTCCTATGTGCTGAAGCACATGGCCAGGTGTGGGTGAGGCAGGAGGCGGCTGCAGGTGTGCCAGGGCTCAGGAGACCTAGGAGCGAGGCTCAGCCCTGCCACTCGATAGAATGTGACACCAGGTAGGTTctctgacctctctgagcctcatatGTGTCATTCATTCGCTGGGGACAGTGAAACGATCCACAGGGTTACTGGGAGGGTCCTGTGAGGTTGTACCGGGAGCTGAGCCCAGAGCTAGGCCTCCAGGCAGGGGTGTCTACGTGTCCGTTGCAGAGGCGGCTGGTATCACCGTCCCTGTGCACTTCATCCTTGCTAATTTCCCTGAGTGTTTACAGGAAGTAGTGAACCTGAGTtgctgatggggaaactgaggctgggagggcCAAGGCCAGCGTCAGGGGCTGGCAGAACTGCATTCCTGCTGAGGCTCTGGCTTCCTCCAGCACCTAGAAACCCAgcttcctgccccacccacccctgcccagcctcTGCTCAACATTGGGGCCCTGAGAGCAGGGGGGCTCCAGAATGCAGCACCAGTGCAGGGAGAGAGTAGCTCAGGGCACACATGGGTCACCCCACTCACCACCATCTTGTCCGCTTGGAAGGTCCCCTGGTAGCAGACACCAGCCTGTGTGACCATGACCCCCGGGCCATGGCGCTGGTCAGCCTGCCACATGCCGATATAGCGTTCCCCCCTGGAGAGGAGCCAGAGTGGGGTCAGAATCGTTCCCGGGCACTTCTGTGTGCTCTGCCAGTGTGGTTGGGattgggatgggggtggagagCAGGTAAGGAGCAATGACATCGCCTGAACCCACTCAACTCACGCACGGGGTGAGAGGTCAAGACCTCCAAGAGGAAaagagggtggaggaggagggagcctgcctGGGGGAGGGTATCCTGGTAGGCTTCTTGGAAGCGGTGGCAGGAAGGGCAGATGGAAAGCAAAGTCACAGAGGTAGGAGCCTACAACTGAAACAATGTACGAGGGGGCGTCTGGTGGTCTAGAAGGCTGGCAGGGTGCAACTGCGGCATGGCAGGGGTGAAGTCAGAGAAACAGGCAAGCCTTGAATGCCAGGCTGAGGGCCTTGGGCTTTGTCTCACAGCCCAGAGAGCCGGGAAGGGCTGTGGTCCCTACATGGACTAGACCAGGGCTCAGAAACTCTTCCCGGACAGTGCAAGGAGGGGCCAGACCGGGGACGCTCCTTGGTCAGCGAGCTCAGGGCCCCCTCATTCTGAGATTCAGCATCAACCAAGGTTGTGGACAGGAAGTGAGGGGTTTCGGGGGGGGCTCTGGGGGGACAAATGGACCTGACCCTCTGACGACAGTGCTGTACCCTGAGGCACCCCGGTCTGTGTGGGGGTCTAGCTCTaaccctgccctccccccgcagGGCAGCAGCGGAGTGCTCACCTGTCGCTGTCCTCTTCGATGCCATACCCGCTCCGCTGGCCCTTCTCCCAGTGGCCCGTGTACCTGCAGGGCTGTGGGGCCTGCGGGGCGCTCTCGAGGACCCCAAATCCGTGCCGCAGGCCTGCCCAGAAGTAGCCTTTGTACACCTCGTCGGTGCCGTACCTGCGGAGGGTCACCAAAGCTGGCCCGGCCTCCCCGAGCTCAGCCCGGGGCATGCGGCCGCCCCTCGCACCTGCCCTGCCACCCAGCCGAGGGGCACTTACTCACAGATGCCGTAGCCGCACATGCTGCCTTCCTGCCAGTGGCACTTGTAACAGTCAAACTTGTCCTCGGAGGCCTGAGGCACCAGGCGGATGCCGAAGCTGCCAGTGTGGGTGCGTGGGGAGCGCCGTCAGCCCCTGGCTGTCCCCTTGACCCAGGACACCCCACGGCACCCCTCCATGCTGCCCCGGAGTGTCCCTGCCTCCGAGGGGCCTTCTCAGACGACGGGGAGAATCTCCTAGGTGCTCAGGAATCTTTACTTCCCAAGAGCCACTCTCGGGACACCCCTGTCCCTACCCTTCACGCATCCCCGGAGCACCTTCCCGCCCCAACCACGCCCTCCATggctcgccccccccccccccgggcttTCCCTTCTGTGCCCTAAGGGGAGCTGGACCAAATGGCCTTAAGTTCCTGCCTGAGGTCTGGGAATCGAGGATGGGGCCAGGCTGGGGATGGTGGCGAGAACGAAAGCCACCTGTCTGCCCACCCCCCGCCTTACCCATGCTCCAGGCCTTGGCAAAAGCTCCCCACGTGATTCCGGCCATCTGGCCACCTCAGGGTGCCCCTGCAAGACAGTTGAGGTCCACGCATATCAGTCCTGCCAGGCTCACCTTTCAACAAACACAGGCCCCCCGGCTGACCTCCATCGCGGGCTGCCTCAGAGGTTCCCCCCGGAGCGgactctctgcccccacccagccTTCTTCTCTGACCCTTCTTGACTCCTGACACAACGGTCCCAGCAGCCGCCAGCACACTCACCACACCCCACAGGGAGGGCTCTGGAAACATCCAGGTTCCCTTTTCCCCCTTGATCAACAGGAAGGTCCAAGCTAAACTTTAAGCTTAAGTCAAACGCTCGTCAGTGGTTTCTAgcaccctcctctcctcttctgatATGGCCTcgtgttttctgggttttgtttgtttgcttgtttgtttgttgtgttttgttcatttgtctccTGGAGCCCCTTCTGGAAGTAGGCAAGGTCTCAGAGACTAACATGCTTGTGAGCATCACCTGAGCAAGTCCCTTCTGCTTTCTGGGCCTTGGCTTTCCCAGCTGTGGCCTGGGGGTCGGAGAGCGGAGCGCATGTGCTCCCAAAGCCCTCCTGCTCGTGGGGTCACACAGACCTGTGGCTGAAGCTGAACTCACCCTACAACCTGCCCTaaggccttgggcaagtcatgcCAGTCTCTGGCCTCAGTTCCTGCACCTACAGAATGGGCAGTAACGCTCCCCTGACGTGTTCTCATAAAGACTAGTGAAGACAGGAGGTCTGCCAACCATTTCCATCACCAGCTAGTGTCACGGGGACATGAAAATTATCCCTCCGCCCTCCTGAGAACAGCAACTGCAGACCTACAGTCTGTCCCACGTGCCCGGGGCTCATCACCAGCATCAACACTCCACGTGGCACAGACCTACTATGGGCCAGGTCCTGTCCGACGGCGCGTTAAGACAGAATAGGGGACAAACAGAGTTGACTGACTCATGTAGGAAGGAAGAGCCTTTGGTGGTGGCCGGAGGTGATTGGGTCCTGTCCGCCCCTCTGACTCCCAGGAGGAGCCCCGGTCGCTCACCTGCCATGGGGCCTGCCCCGACACCACTCGCCCTCGTAGGTGGCTTGACAGAGCCGGCCCTCAGCACGGAAGGTGTATGCCACGCAGCGGCAGGCGGGGGGCTCGGAGGGCTCCAGGCCCGTCCCCAGCACAGGGAAGTCCTTCTTCCCACgtagggcctggcacacagcctgAGTCACTTTCCACTGCCAGACCATCTGGTGGGGACAGGGGAGACACAGGAGAGGTCCCTGCTGTGCCAGCGGCCCCTCTAGGAAGCCTTGCAGGGTAGCTCCAGATAGTACCGCCTCCACCACCCCCGACCTATTCAGGCACTTGGGGGAACTCCCACCGCCCCATGCTGCGCCTGAGGGCTCCGCATCCAGACCTGAGCTCCTCTTGTGCGGCTTCAGGGTCTGCCCAGAGGGGCCACACAGAACCACCAGGACCCGCACAGGCCCCAATCCCGGCTTCATGGGGGAAAATGCCCTGGGCTCTGTGGCATTTTGATGCCTGACCCCAGGCTGACCACCGCCGCCCTCTGACCAtgaccccagaggcctggccacTCGCAGGGAGCCTCCAGGGTGCCATACCtgtgccctcccccgcccctcctggTATCTCCCCTCACTCCTCTCCCCCAACTGCCCCGATTCACAGCCCACCCACACTCACCAGGTCCTGAGCGTTCTTAGAGCAAAAGGAGAGCTTGTCCTCGGGTGTGAGGAGTTGAAAGGTGCACCTAGACAGATGGAGGTGACGAGTAGGCCCCCGCTCTGTCCGGGAGGGTGTTCCGGGAGGCCCCAGCCCTGGGGTGCGGGCAGTTTCatgagggtggagggagagaaggccCGGGGTGTCATTGGAGGGGGCTGCTCACCCGTCCTGCCCAGGATCCACCCACACCAGCTTCAGATCAAAGGTGTGGACACTGTGACCCTGGAAGAAGATGGGGCACCGGGTCACCCAGGGCCCAGCTCAGACGCTCCCCTACTGATCTGGCCCAGGCTTGCTCCAGGCACTGACCTGCGGCCACACCACTGAGTGCCCCTGGCTGCTCAGTCCAGCGTGCCCAGCACTGAGACTGGTCCCCACCTCCAGGGCAGCTCCTCCGTCTCCCTTCCCATCTGAGGGCTGGCGGGGACCTCGGgagcagcctcccccaccccacacatccTGCTCCATCATGTCCACAGCTCGGATACCATCGGCCCCTGCTAGAAACCTCTCAGGCTCCTACCGTCTGGGGGATGGGGACCTCGCTGCTGAGCCAGACCCCTGAGACCACACAGACCACTCCTGGCTCCCAGGTCCCCACTCCTCGCCCCCTCCATACCAAGACGCCATGGCCCTGCCACACTCACACCATCTCAAGCCTCCCCTAGTCCCCCTCAATCTGACCCTTGGCTCATGCTGCTTCCTCTACCTGGAAAGCAGTCCCTGCTCTGAGAGCTGATGAACATCCCTTCCTCTAAAAAAGATTTCATGCATGCAGCGACCTCCTGCCTGGCCTAGGCAGGCTGATCACTGCCTCACTGCCCCAGGAGGTAAAGGGGGTTCAGGCCCAGGACcaaagggcaggaggagggggccaGACACAGGCAGGGACAAGGGCGGGCCCGGCACAGGACATGCAAAGGTCCAGAGGTAGGAAAGGGCACAGAGCATGTAAGTGACATGCCATCAGTGTATTTGGAGCACAGACAGCGAAGTCGGGAGTGGAGGGGAGTCCAAAGTGAATCAGAACCCCAGAACCAGATTTCAGGAGACACGGGTCTGGGCAGGTAGCCTCCCTGCCAGGCCTCAGCCTTCCTATGTGCAGGGGAGTCCCAGACTGACATTCAGAGGGGACAAAGAAGACAGTGCTCTGGCTAACACAAGGGCAGTCTGAGTTCAGGGGGAGCTAGGCACAGTCAAGGTTACGGGCCAGGGAGCAATCCCAAACCCCCGGCCTGTGATATCCAGAATCCTAGGCACTGCTCCCACGTGGCACTCTTCTCTAGAAGCCTCTTGTGTGCCCTGAGGTTTTATCCAGCCCTCCCAGCCACCAAGAGCCACCCGGGAAGAGAACTAAGAGTTGCCCGGCATCCGCAGAAGGACAAACTCACTCCCAAgcattttgcagaggaggaaaccgaGGGAATATTTAGCAGGGATGCCAGTCGGCAAGGGCTGAGGCTGGGACACACCTGGAGCAGCCTTGCCCCACAGCGTCCCCCTCCTGCAGGAATGACTCtaccctccgcccccaccccggcctgccAGCCTCTcggctccccatcccccaccccccaaacctggGCAGCCTGAGTTCTCCCTTGCTCCCAGCTATCTCCATCCCGCTTCTCGGCCAGATCCCAGACCCCTGCTGCGGCCCCAGGACCTCTGGTCAGCTCCCCCAAACCTGCAGCAAGACGAGGGCATCATTGAAGAGCAGCACACGCTCTGCCCGCAGCGGGGTGACCGTCACGGCTACATCCTGGCTGTCCTGCAGGAGTCGGCGCGCAGGGGTGCAGAGCACATcctggggagcagagcaggggggcaggggctCAGGCACCCCCCATTCCCGGTGGCTGTACCCACtcctccacctgcctctgccaGGCGCGCCAGCCCCCCACAGTCTGAGCATCTCCTGGAGGCCCCCAGCTCGGTGGCGGACACCGGGGCTCCAAGGTCTGGAGGGGCAGCACAGCCTGTCTTGAAGCTTCGCTTTGACGCCCACCGCCCCTCAATCCACTGCCCCCGCCAAGCCCCCAACAACACTCACTGGGGCTCTGCAGTCCCTGCCTCTCGCTGGCAAGTCAtgtcccctctcctgctcaccTAACTGTCTACCCTGTGCCCCAGGCCTGTCACACCCTCCCAGGGCACAGGGGGCTTTCCACCCCAGCGGGGGCACTACATGCCGCAGCGGGCAGTGATGTCACCATAGGATCATTTGGTGGCATTAATTCTGACTCCCCTTCCTCAGAGCCAGCTCACCAGGTGCCTGACCCCTGACCAGGGAGGTGCTCCACAAGCGCCTGAGGACTGCTGGATGGACAGACGTCCCAGCCACCTGGTTcgacccccgcccccactcccagatggggaaatggaggcacagtGAGTCCAGCAGGCCCCTTCCCTGACCACGCATGGGGCCCTAAACTCACTCTCAGCCGGCTGCTCAGGGAGTGCCAGAGAGCCTGCGTGGCCAGGGCCTGGTCCAGCGCCTGCCTCATGAAGGACTGCAGGTTCCCAAAGAGGGTGGCCGCGTGCACCACCAGCTCCCGAGCGGGGTGAGGCTGCGGGGACACAGAGCGGCCGGTGAGTCGGGGAGACGGGAGACTCGTCAGAGCCTCCCCCACCCTGTGATGCTTGCCCAAGCCCCGGCTTGGCCCCAGCTGCTCGGAAGGTCGGATCAAAGCCGAAGTGTGTCCCTTTCTGCCTGCCAGCCCTTCTTTCAGGGCGAGGCCAGAGCGAAGGGGCTCCAGAGCACCGCTGGGCCTGGGCCAGAGGTCCTCACATCCAGTAACACGGCTTTCCATCTGCTCCTGGGTCTCTGCCAGCCCCCCAAGGGCACAGCCATAGACCTCAGGCCCTGTCAACACCCCCCGCCAGGCCCAGGACACTGCATGATCCCCAACATGTGGCTGGGTCTTATTCAAACTGAGTAAGGTGAGTCCCCAGAGCCAAGGCCCTACTTCCCTCCTCCTTTGGCTCCCCTACAAGCAACAGGCCTGGTGAGCGttccatgcccccccccccacccctgcaacctACCTCCGTGACACTGTCCCCGAGGCTCAGCAGAAGGAGCACATACTGCTGCACGTGATGGGCCAGCGGCTGGCGGAGGGCCTGGGTCAGTGCGGTGCCCACCTTGGCCTCGGAGCTCACGCCCGACAGGAGCTGCCCCAGGGCCTTGCGCTGGCCCCGCCAGAACTCCCTGGGTGGATGGACGGCCACACACACCACCTTCACTCCCCTCCTCCATTCCTGAACCCATGGccatccccatcccccagctgAGCCCCCAGATCCCAGGGGCAATCCCAGACCCAAGAAGGCTCTCCCGTCGGGTTAATACAGCCGCCCTATTGCAGAGTCAATGGCAGTTTCTCCGTGTGAAGGGACTGTTGAGTCCAAGCACCCACCCTGAACAGGATGGCCCCTCTTTCCCCTTTCCAGGGTAAAGTCTGGCTACTGGATGTCTGGACTGTGCTTACAGCCCCCAgagacttctctccctctcttccggTGTGGAGCGGTATGGAACAGTCAGAACCAGGATGAATCACGGGCTCTGACACCCGCTGCTCTGGGGATGGGACTTCCCTGACCTTCTGTCCCGGACACCCCCATCCACGCAGAGGGACCCTGCAGCATCCCAGGCTCACCTCCTCTTCTTTGCTGCCTTCTGAAAGGCCTGCACCGCCACGCAGCTAGCGTAGGACTCGATGTACCTGCCGGCAGCACAGGAGACAGCCTGCAGGCCCAGCCCACAGCTTCGCACCCTAACCCCTGCCTTGCCAGGATCCCCGGATCCCACCCACTGATTGGCTGCAGCCCTGCCCCTGACCAGATAATTCCACCTAGTCTTTCTTCCCTGGGAGGCCCCAAGGCTCAGGTCTGGGGTCTCTGAGCCGGTGCCCGGGGGCAGGGGTGAAGCCCAAGGCCCTGAGGCCGACCCCAGCAGAGCCTGACCCCAGACTGAACCCAGACCTTGGCCTAAGCCTGACCTAAGCCAGGTGAGCCCTCATGCCCCAGCCTTCCTCGCTGCCTTACTCCACGTGGACCTGCAGGACACGGTCAGCATCACGCAGCAACAGCAGGGACTCCAGACCCACGGCGTCGTGGTGGCCCAGCCGCTCCCGCAGCGAGTGCAGGCTCTCCTCCGTCACCTCCCAGAGCCGCTGGGAGCTCTGGTGCAGCTGCTGCACGAGCCGCAGGCACTCCCTGACCTGGGGGTCGGagggctctggggctggaggaagggggggCAGCACAAATGCAATGTGATGGGGGTGGCGCCCTGTAGCCCAGGAGCTGCAGCTGGGGTCCTTAGGACAGGAGAGGAAGCCGGTGTGGCACCCTGAGCTTAGCAGGGACGGGCAGGCTAGAGTGCGGGGCAGTGCCCTTGAGGAATCGGGGGCGGGGGGACCAATCCACCCCCTCACGAAACAGGGTCAGCACTCATGACCTAGGGGGCACCAAGTACACTAAATCTCCCAAGACTCTGGGCTTTCTCAGGTCTGGGATATGGGGTCCGTAAGATCCCGTGGTCCGCTGGTACCCAGAGAAGCACGGACAGAGCCCCCAGGTGGAAGGCACCTGACCAAGGTCACTTCACAGGTGAGCCCCCAAGTGGGTCATGGCCCAGGTGAGAGTGGGATGAGAATCCAAGCAGAGAATGAGGCCCGTGCCCTGGAAGAGGTGGGATTTTGACTCTATGTATAGCTCGGTCTAGGCTAGGGGTTCACAGTCTGGCCCCGGGGGATGCCTCGGAGAAGGGAATAGCCAGCGACCAAAGGCAGAGCCCCAGTCCTGTCAGAGGATGCCGATACCAAGTGTTCTCACTCCCGTTTGAGGCTGAGAAAGCTGTGCCTCGGAAGGTCTCAGATCCCCAGGATGGTTCCAGTGTCCCCCACCCTTGCCACTGCAGAGCCAAGACTCACTGGTTTCGAGCAGGGGCTGGAGGACAAGGCTGTTGATGCGGGCGAGAGTAGCTGAGAAGACCTCCTCCAGCCGCCGCAGGGCCTCCTCCTCCCGGCTGCACATGGCCAGGGCACTGCCCTCAGGGCCTGTGAAAGGGACACAAGCAAGAATGAGGGCCCCAGCGAGAGCAGGGTCAGTGCCATGCCTTCCGTCCATGTGCCCAGGACCACCCATGACAGCTGTGAGCAATTGGCCCAGGCGGCCTCAAAGAGGAATTTCTGGACAGGCCACTGACCCCTGCCCTGTTCTGCTCTGCCCCCGGGGCCCAGCTGAGGGACCTGACCAAGCAGGTGCTCCTCAAGCCCAGTTCTGGCCTAGTCATTCCCCTGCTCAAACATCCACCATGGCTCCCAAGGGCTCACAGTAATACCTAATGGCACTCTGACCTCACTCCCCCTCCACCGAGTCTCTTGAAACGAGGACACACTGTCAGAAGAACCCAGCCTTTTTCTCAAGATCATGACTGAGGACCCCCTGTCACCCAAAGGGCTGCATAAGCAAGGAAAGGTCTAGGGGAGTAGGGAGGTGCTCTCCTGCGGGAGCCATCACAGATGGGCGAGAAataaagaggcagagagatggacaAAGCATGCAGGTGGGACACCAtgagagcaaaggatcatgggccTGAGGGTGCAGGCTCCGAGGGTAAGAGTGGCCTAAGTGGTCATCAGAGGAGCCATGGAGGACCTCAGGGCAAGGAAGCGGTAGGACCCAGAGTCACACTTGCAGAGATGGGCATGATGACAGTGCCGAGCAGTGGGGGGGGTGAGGTCAGTGTGGGTAACAGCTAGACCCCCCTGCCCCTCAACCCGGCTGACCCTGCTGGGcctggaagaaagggaggggggctgcaggggtgggcaggtgggctTGAGCCTATGGACTTCTTACCCCAGAGTGAGGGGCCCACCATGCAGGCAGGGGATCCCCTGGGAATGCGGCTTTCTGAtgagaggcagggggagcagggggccTGGGCTCCAAGACacccacccacgcacccccaGCCAGGCTACAGCCTCCCAGAGACACAGCCCTCTCCCAGCAGCACTGGATGCCCTCACCAAACAAAGTTCATCTGCCCAAATGACCTGACCAGACATCTCAGGGGTGAGAGCTGGAGGGTTTCTTAGCCCCAGACCCTCACACTGCCTCTCCCTGGCTCTGACACTCTGAGGCTCCACAGTTAgctgagtggggtggggtgggagataCAATGGAAGCTTCTGGAATGAGCAGGCAACACAGACAGCCGAaaaagggcagagaggaaggggtctCATCCCTCCCAACCCGAGCCCTGCGGCACCAGAGAGCATTCAGGCCCCTGGCAAAACCTGCAACTCTGGGGAAGGGGGGCGGGCGCCTCAGAGCTCTGGCCAAGGGCCCAGGCCCCGGCATTCCTGCCCCAcctttcctgctgctgctgcttcaggAGGGCGAGGCCTcggggagggacaggcaggaaggggaagcagCTAGACACCCAGCTGTGGCCTGCTTTCTCCCTGGGCCCCTCTGGGTCCCTGCGACAGCCCTGTAAATCCCCCAACCTGGGGCCAGGGTACAGCAAGTGGGGGCCGCCTGACCCTCCCCCATTATCTCCAGAAACGGATGGAATGGAAAGACCCTTTGGGGGCTGACTTTTCCATCCCCAGTGGGCAGCCAGTCAGTCGGGGTCTGAACTGAGAGGTGAGGACATGGGCtaaaggtagaggaagagggtGCAGCCAGCATCTTCCGAAGCCAGCGGATAGGAACCGGATGAGGGCGAGTGTGGACCTGCTGTCAACAGCCGGAGGCTGGGAGGTCCTGAGTAGCAAGCAGCCCCACACTCACACTGATCTGGGAATCACCCCAGCCACGCCAGACCCAGGACATGGagctctctctctatccctctccacCTCagactaccccccccccccaccgcaggGCTGGCAGCTACCCCTCCCTACTTATCTGCCTGCACCCTTGCTTGGCCCACATCTCAGCAGCCCCCAAGGGACTCCCTGCTGACCCCACTGCTCAGTGCTGGTCATGGTCCAGCTTATCCAGAGCCCTGctcctctctaggcctcagtcacctcctctgtgaaatgggggtctGATTAGATCAGAGCTTTCAAATTATGTAAGTCCTCCCTAGAAGGGACAAACAGGTGTGGGGAGCTGCTCTGGGTGTGGAGACCTGGTCCTCTGCTTCCCTCCCGGCTCAAAGCTGCCTGGGCCCCTCAGAATGAGTCTTACAGATCAGACTGGCAGACACGACTCTAGGACCCTTCCAGATCTGTGGCCCCAAAGGGATGTCACCCCTAGGGAACTGAGGCACATCGCCCAGAGGACAGGCCAGAAGTTAAGCATGACTGGTGAGGTAGTGGGTGGGGGGAAAGGTTGTAGATGAGGTTGGGGGTCTGGCCTGGTGTTGACCATGGGACCCTACTCCTTGGCTAGGGAGCTTGGAATTCATCCTGGAGGCAACCAGGGTATGACAGCAGGGAGCAGACCAGGTATCAGGTATGAGTgtgtttgggggtggaggggaggtgtTAAGCCATAACATGAGAGGGACCCAGCAGGAGTAATCCCTGATCAAATCCCATCATACCCCCAACCCACCCGGCTGTGGTCAAGGGCATGGCCTCCTTACCCTCGTCCTCTACCCAGGTTTAAGGTCCCTTAGTGGCAGGCTGCACAGGAGGTacatatggagaaactgaggcctagaaagGAACTGGAGGACCAAGACACTATCTGAAGAGCACGTGCAAGGCTCAGTCTGACCCAGGCCTCTGGCTCCCTGtcccaccaggctcacctgagCTAGGCAGTTCAGAAAGGCTGGGCAACTTGCCTCAGGGCACACAGCAAATTCCCAGTAGGGCCCTGCCTCCTACCTCCTCAGGCAGCCTTGGTGCTCTCTGTGGGGCGGGTGAGGACAGAACTGGCTAGTCTCAGCTTGTCCAGGTGAGTCAGCTGCCCGTCCCGGTGTCGATCTAACCAGTAGCCAGACCTGCTCTCTCCCCTGCATTCCCGGCCTCTGTCCAAGCCAGGTTGCTCTCAGGCAGGGTCACTGGGACATCCCCTACCCTCTCCAAGGCCTCTTAGGCCCCTGGGCCACACCCTGTCATGGCACCCACTCTGGTATTTCCTGGTCAGGATAGGCAAGGAAGTTTTGTTTGGTGACTTTTTTCTGGGCTGCCCAGGCTCCCTAAAACAACCAGCAAGCACAGCAGTAGAGCAGAAAGGGGCTGCCCCAGGGAGGCAGCACTCAACTGCCACAGCTGACCCCTCAGTCACCACTTgggcctcccccccacccccgcaccccttTTCTGGTCCTCCATGGCTCCCAATTTCTCCTCCTAGAaggcccaccacccccaccccactcccaggcTCTCACAGCTCTCCTGCACCTCCCCATCCGGGCACACGCAGTCCCCAGAGTTTCCCAAACATGGGATCCTGTTCCAGCCACCAGGCATTTGCCCATGCCGGTCTCACTGCAGGCGTCACCTCCTCCTGGCAGTCCCCCAGGTTGGTTGGGTGAGGTCCAGGGGGCGGCCCTCGCACCCCACACGGGGGTGCGGGGGCTGTCCCTGCGCTGCCCCTAAACCCGAGCCGGGTGACCACGGGGCGGGGAGGACGAGGCTTAAGTCCGCTGGCACGGAGGGGGCCTTGGGACAACCTCAGACAGCCCCGGCGTGAGTGCCGCCTGGGACCGAGGAGTCGTGGAGTGACGGCGACGCGCTGGCCAAGGGGGCGCTAGGCGAAGGTCCCACCTGGAGTGAGGGAACGCGGAGCACAGGAGCCAGGCCACAGACGCGCGACCTCCGCCCCGCCCTTACCTGTGCGGTGCCGGTACCCCGAGCGGGGAGCGTCGCCGCGGCCGCTCGCAGCCCGCCGCCCGCTCACCGCCCACCGCCCCCCTCCCGTTCCGGCGCCCGCCACGCCCCCCGCCACGCCCCCGGCGCCCGCCACGCCCCCCCGCCACGCCCCCGGCGCCCGCCACGCCCATCTCCCCGCCCCACCTCCGGGAGTTGCCAGTGGAAGTTGGAGCTGGCGCCGACGGGCCCGCCTGGCAGGAGGTGGGACGCGGCGTCGGTCCGCCCCCGCCAGAGG from Mustela erminea isolate mMusErm1 chromosome 1, mMusErm1.Pri, whole genome shotgun sequence harbors:
- the ALS2CL gene encoding ALS2 C-terminal-like protein isoform X1, whose amino-acid sequence is MCSREEEALRRLEEVFSATLARINSLVLQPLLETTPEPSDPQVRECLRLVQQLHQSSQRLWEVTEESLHSLRERLGHHDAVGLESLLLLRDADRVLQVHVEYIESYASCVAVQAFQKAAKKRREFWRGQRKALGQLLSGVSSEAKVGTALTQALRQPLAHHVQQYVLLLLSLGDSVTEPHPARELVVHAATLFGNLQSFMRQALDQALATQALWHSLSSRLRDVLCTPARRLLQDSQDVAVTVTPLRAERVLLFNDALVLLQGHSVHTFDLKLVWVDPGQDGCTFQLLTPEDKLSFCSKNAQDLMVWQWKVTQAVCQALRGKKDFPVLGTGLEPSEPPACRCVAYTFRAEGRLCQATYEGEWCRGRPHGRGTLRWPDGRNHVGSFCQGLEHGFGIRLVPQASEDKFDCYKCHWQEGSMCGYGICDFGDPPQVRHRRGVQRLLLGRPAARIWGPRERPAGPTALQVHGPLGEGPAERVWHRRGQRQSTQKCPGTILTPLWLLSRGERYIGMWQADQRHGPGVMVTQAGVCYQGTFQADKMVGPGILLSEDDSLYEGTFTRDLTLVGKGKVTFPNGFTLEGSFGSGAGKGLHTQGVLDTAAFPPDPSSTRKRQLGVGAFPVESRWQGVYGPFRDFISAGCPGDELEALLGFHVQNSRELRKSQEYLCCERTQPEACAGRMEDVLDELLLHREPRALRECLGKALSSSLHPLGKLLRTLMLTFQATYAGIGANKHLQTLAQEEVKQHARELWAAYRGLLQVALRRKGQAPEEDEDPEARDLQVHGLVLPLMLPSFYSELFTLYLLLHESEDSLYSQGIANLSLFPDTKLLEFLDVQKHLWPLKDLTLTTNQRLSLVRDKCFLSATECLQKIITTVDPREKLEVLEKTYGEIEATVSRVLGQEHKLPMDDLLPLLIYVVSRARIQHLGAEIHLIRDMMDPIHTGGLYDFLLTALESCYEHIQKEDMHRFPGRWDSKELW